The following are encoded together in the Arcticibacterium luteifluviistationis genome:
- a CDS encoding efflux RND transporter periplasmic adaptor subunit, translating into MFLKIKAILLITCIGFLTSCKSETTQQAATKPPVKSYSVLALQKMSTSVSLEFPATLEGMENVNIHSKIDGFVEKIYVDEGAFVKKGQLLFTITAPQYEQLVRTSNAAIKSAEAGVESAKLKIEKVKSLVDKKIVSSYELQEAELNLKSSEALLAQKEAELINAKVNLGYTRITSPVSGVIGGLSFKPGSLVSASTPQPLTTVSNISSIVAYFSVTEKALLGFLRERDGSSVKEQLKSLPDVKLILSDGHEYPATGRIESIFGLIDAQTGTVRIRAKFPNKESLLRSGGSANLVLPQTLENVFLIPQKAVTDLQGKKYVFVENEGILRSVFIDVQEASSGQFYIVEKGLSEGDKVVLDGVQFLKDDMEIKPELANASEIYKDL; encoded by the coding sequence ATGTTTTTAAAAATAAAAGCTATTCTTCTAATTACTTGCATCGGATTTTTAACATCCTGCAAGTCAGAAACAACGCAACAGGCAGCCACAAAGCCACCAGTTAAAAGTTATTCAGTTTTAGCACTTCAAAAAATGTCTACTTCTGTGAGTTTGGAATTTCCAGCCACATTAGAAGGAATGGAGAATGTTAACATACATTCCAAAATTGACGGTTTTGTAGAAAAGATATATGTGGACGAGGGAGCCTTTGTGAAAAAAGGTCAATTGCTCTTCACTATTACAGCTCCGCAGTATGAGCAACTGGTAAGAACCTCTAATGCTGCCATTAAGTCTGCTGAGGCGGGTGTTGAGTCTGCTAAACTGAAAATTGAAAAAGTTAAGTCTTTAGTAGATAAGAAAATTGTGAGTTCTTATGAACTTCAAGAAGCAGAGTTAAACCTTAAAAGCTCTGAAGCTTTATTGGCTCAAAAGGAGGCTGAACTAATCAATGCTAAAGTAAATTTAGGTTACACCCGTATTACTAGTCCAGTGAGTGGAGTAATTGGTGGTTTGTCTTTTAAGCCTGGTAGCTTGGTGAGTGCTAGCACACCTCAGCCTCTTACTACGGTTTCTAACATTTCTAGTATTGTGGCCTATTTCTCAGTAACAGAAAAAGCTCTTCTTGGATTTTTAAGAGAGAGAGATGGCTCGTCCGTTAAAGAACAATTAAAAAGCTTGCCAGATGTAAAGCTCATACTATCTGACGGTCATGAATATCCTGCAACAGGTAGAATCGAATCTATTTTTGGATTGATTGACGCACAAACTGGTACGGTAAGAATTAGAGCTAAGTTTCCTAACAAAGAGTCTTTGTTAAGAAGTGGTGGTAGTGCCAATCTGGTTCTTCCTCAAACCTTGGAAAACGTTTTCTTAATACCTCAGAAAGCGGTTACAGACTTACAAGGTAAAAAATATGTATTTGTAGAAAATGAAGGCATCCTAAGAAGTGTATTTATTGATGTGCAAGAAGCTTCTTCAGGTCAGTTTTACATTGTAGAAAAAGGCCTTTCAGAAGGAGATAAAGTTGTATTAGACGGTGTCCAATTTTTAAAAGACGACATGGAAATAAAACCTGAGTTAGCAAACGCCTCAGAAATATACAAAGATTTATAA
- a CDS encoding AraC family transcriptional regulator — translation MEKVSLEDFYTKTPLEGGRGKFDQLSKMSHFNIFKRDTLKCVNSNLGKLHRTDFYKISLVVGEGRLRFKDQVIEVSGQALVFYNPKTPHSWEAVSEHQSGYFCLFNDKFIQSYLLTEGFKDSALSNPDVNPVFHLTQTEAHYFTHLFKRMYDELDSSYEYKYDIILHNLLILIHEASKRRIFKSKVEKTANASLTITAKFMEILERQFPIDSSEHTINMKKPSDFADQLSVHVNHLNRAVNETTGKSTSEIISTRVVSEAMALLKHSSNSVSEIAYTLGFEHPSNFNLFFKKHAALSPRAFRNLN, via the coding sequence ATGGAGAAGGTAAGCTTAGAAGATTTTTACACCAAAACTCCTTTAGAGGGAGGAAGAGGTAAGTTTGATCAACTCTCCAAAATGAGTCATTTTAATATATTTAAGAGAGATACTTTAAAGTGTGTAAATAGTAATCTCGGGAAATTACACAGAACAGATTTTTATAAAATATCGCTGGTAGTAGGTGAAGGCCGCCTTCGTTTTAAAGACCAAGTGATAGAAGTCTCTGGACAAGCACTTGTTTTTTATAATCCTAAAACGCCTCATTCTTGGGAGGCTGTTTCAGAGCATCAGTCTGGTTATTTTTGCTTGTTTAATGATAAGTTTATTCAGTCATATTTGCTTACAGAAGGGTTTAAGGACTCTGCTTTAAGTAACCCTGATGTTAATCCTGTTTTTCATTTGACACAGACAGAAGCTCATTATTTCACACATCTTTTTAAAAGGATGTATGATGAGTTAGACTCTTCTTACGAGTATAAATATGATATAATACTCCATAACTTGCTCATTTTGATTCATGAAGCTAGTAAAAGACGGATTTTCAAGTCGAAGGTAGAAAAGACTGCGAACGCTTCATTAACTATTACTGCAAAGTTTATGGAGATATTAGAAAGGCAGTTTCCTATTGACTCGTCAGAGCATACTATCAATATGAAGAAGCCGAGTGATTTCGCTGATCAGCTTTCTGTACACGTTAATCATCTTAACAGAGCAGTAAATGAAACTACAGGAAAAAGTACGTCCGAAATCATTTCAACAAGAGTGGTTAGTGAAGCCATGGCTCTTTTAAAACATTCTAGTAATTCTGTTTCTGAAATAGCCTATACTCTGGGCTTTGAGCATCCTTCTAATTTCAATTTGTTCTTTAAAAAACACGCTGCTTTGTCTCCGAGGGCCTTCAGGAATTTGAATTAG
- a CDS encoding response regulator — MKKRILIIDDELDICLLLQSYLKRQSFDAHYEQNLKTGLQALSDLEPAVLILDNNLPDGLGVEQIPAIKASYPDLTLLIISAYSSLKQKAIDSGADAFISKPFNYASIMAYL; from the coding sequence ATGAAGAAACGGATACTAATTATTGATGACGAACTAGATATTTGTCTTTTGCTACAGAGTTACCTGAAACGTCAGTCTTTTGACGCACATTATGAGCAAAATCTTAAAACTGGCTTGCAAGCATTGAGTGATTTAGAACCAGCGGTTTTGATTTTGGATAATAATCTTCCAGATGGATTAGGTGTGGAGCAAATTCCCGCGATTAAGGCTTCTTACCCGGACTTGACACTTCTTATAATATCAGCGTATAGTTCTTTAAAGCAAAAAGCTATTGACTCTGGTGCTGATGCTTTTATATCGAAGCCATTTAATTATGCCTCTATAATGGCATATTTATGA
- a CDS encoding PA2169 family four-helix-bundle protein produces the protein MKNQDKIKALQTLTELQIDREAGYRKVAEEAAVADFDLKVMFQNMANDSMKSIEFLNAFLAQYGGERVEHENSFLSEVHQAWIDLKKAISARDRKALLGSCEFGENIIIGAYETILEDERLVDVEIRMLLNSQLDDIKKSLRIIEEAKELEEA, from the coding sequence ATGAAAAATCAAGATAAAATTAAAGCACTACAAACATTGACAGAACTTCAGATTGACCGTGAGGCGGGATATCGAAAAGTAGCGGAGGAAGCAGCAGTAGCAGATTTTGACCTCAAAGTTATGTTTCAAAACATGGCTAATGATAGTATGAAATCTATCGAGTTTTTAAATGCTTTTTTAGCACAGTATGGAGGTGAAAGAGTAGAACATGAAAATTCTTTTTTATCGGAAGTGCATCAAGCATGGATTGATCTTAAAAAAGCTATTTCAGCTAGAGACAGAAAGGCTTTATTAGGCAGCTGTGAGTTTGGCGAAAATATCATCATAGGGGCTTATGAGACTATTCTAGAAGATGAAAGATTAGTAGATGTGGAAATTAGGATGCTATTAAATAGTCAGCTGGACGACATAAAGAAGTCGCTAAGAATTATTGAAGAAGCCAAAGAATTAGAAGAAGCATAA
- a CDS encoding RNA polymerase sigma factor yields MKYSEKELVLALIDNNPRAYTYLYSNYSNSLQIIISRIIKDSEHVSDLLQDVFIKVFGKIKNYNSVKGSLYTWMAQIARNTAIDFYRKHSKNVFFTLDTDHHGNDSKMWVFQNHDGADIEEHIDKLMPERKVMIEMVYLEGFTYKEAAEEMEIPIGTAKSRARRALRSLKNVYDYRAKVA; encoded by the coding sequence ATGAAATACTCAGAAAAAGAACTTGTACTTGCCTTGATTGATAACAATCCGCGAGCTTATACTTATCTGTATTCAAATTATTCTAACTCGCTGCAGATAATTATAAGTAGGATAATTAAAGATTCAGAGCACGTCTCTGATTTACTTCAAGATGTTTTTATTAAGGTTTTTGGTAAAATTAAAAACTATAATTCTGTTAAAGGATCTTTATATACCTGGATGGCTCAAATTGCTCGTAATACGGCGATAGATTTTTACAGGAAGCATTCGAAAAATGTATTTTTTACATTAGATACAGATCATCACGGGAATGATTCAAAGATGTGGGTTTTTCAAAACCATGATGGGGCAGATATTGAAGAGCATATTGACAAACTTATGCCTGAAAGAAAGGTGATGATTGAAATGGTATATTTGGAAGGTTTTACTTATAAAGAGGCTGCAGAAGAAATGGAAATTCCAATAGGAACGGCTAAATCTAGAGCTAGAAGAGCTTTGAGGTCATTAAAAAATGTGTACGATTATAGAGCTAAAGTGGCGTAA
- a CDS encoding response regulator, whose amino-acid sequence MKKVLIIDDELDICMLLKAYLQKNDFSVNYAVNLKEGMLAIKNNTPDTVILDNNLPDGLGINTIDSIKTDFPETQLIMISAMTSLQSKALKKGADFFVPKPFKLSHISQLIHQN is encoded by the coding sequence ATGAAAAAAGTACTTATAATAGATGATGAGCTAGACATTTGTATGCTTTTAAAAGCCTACTTACAGAAGAATGATTTTAGTGTAAACTATGCCGTAAACCTTAAAGAAGGCATGTTGGCAATTAAAAACAACACGCCAGATACTGTAATATTAGACAACAATCTTCCAGACGGACTGGGTATTAACACCATTGATAGTATAAAAACGGATTTTCCGGAAACTCAACTGATAATGATTTCAGCTATGACTTCTTTACAGTCAAAAGCCTTAAAAAAAGGAGCAGACTTTTTTGTTCCCAAACCATTCAAACTTAGCCATATCAGCCAATTAATTCACCAAAACTAA
- a CDS encoding AI-2E family transporter has protein sequence MKLKLRDLPSVLIICTLLAIALIYLKSILVPIVLAILLSVAVQPVVTFFNKKGLKKSISSLIGIFVVIAVFSSLSYLFINQLGNISENQEKIMNKMSHYNKLVISEMNESKIGKRLVNVYKREITTEEYIKTIFKNGSSSINTSLDIIINILLVPIYMFFFLCYSQFFLGALSKIIAPFNKIDFKSIIKSSKEVLQAYFTGFIKVVGILAVLNSVGLLILGVEDAIFYGVLAALLSVIPYVGVIVGSVLPALMALVNHDSALNAIGVVAWMSFVQFLEGNFITPKVVGNQININPFIVLVFLLIFSKIWGLAGLIVAIPVAAIFKEVCRHVATLKPIWLLMQSFPTSSEKTNSIQEIQE, from the coding sequence ATGAAACTAAAGCTAAGAGACCTGCCCTCCGTATTAATAATATGTACATTACTGGCAATAGCATTAATCTATTTAAAATCAATTCTAGTCCCTATAGTTTTAGCTATTCTATTATCAGTGGCTGTACAGCCTGTAGTTACCTTTTTCAATAAAAAAGGGCTAAAAAAAAGCATCTCAAGCCTAATAGGAATCTTTGTAGTAATAGCAGTCTTCTCCTCCCTAAGCTATCTCTTCATAAATCAACTAGGTAATATTTCTGAAAATCAGGAAAAGATAATGAACAAAATGAGTCATTATAATAAACTTGTAATTTCAGAAATGAATGAGTCTAAGATAGGCAAAAGGCTAGTCAATGTTTACAAAAGGGAAATCACTACGGAGGAGTATATAAAAACCATTTTCAAGAACGGTTCTAGCTCTATAAATACCTCGCTAGACATTATTATAAATATTCTTTTAGTGCCTATATATATGTTTTTCTTCCTATGCTATTCACAATTTTTCTTAGGAGCCCTTTCAAAGATTATAGCCCCATTTAATAAAATTGATTTTAAGTCCATCATTAAAAGCTCTAAAGAGGTACTGCAAGCTTACTTTACCGGTTTCATTAAAGTGGTAGGTATTTTAGCCGTTCTTAACTCTGTAGGTTTATTAATCTTAGGTGTGGAAGATGCCATCTTTTACGGCGTACTAGCGGCACTTCTAAGTGTAATTCCCTACGTTGGCGTTATAGTGGGCTCTGTACTACCTGCACTAATGGCTCTAGTAAACCATGATAGTGCTTTGAACGCCATAGGTGTGGTAGCCTGGATGAGTTTTGTACAGTTTTTAGAAGGAAATTTCATTACACCCAAAGTAGTGGGTAACCAGATAAACATTAACCCATTTATTGTCCTAGTTTTTTTACTTATTTTCAGTAAAATCTGGGGGCTTGCAGGCCTGATAGTTGCTATTCCCGTAGCTGCCATTTTCAAAGAAGTCTGTAGGCATGTGGCTACTTTAAAACCAATATGGTTATTAATGCAATCTTTCCCTACCTCCTCTGAAAAAACAAACAGCATTCAAGAAATTCAAGAATAA
- a CDS encoding mechanosensitive ion channel family protein produces MNEITEIQEQLISFYETFISVLPRIGLAVILTLLVGFFLRFIRQKISLIASKRAEDPLIVDFFDEVGKTLNIILLILFFLYVVGLEGLAGSILAAAGISTFVIGFAFKDIGENFLAGIVMAFKRPFRVGDIIEVSGVQGTIQEMNIRDTQIKTFDGKDVFIPNGQILKNPFYNYTIDGFLRNQFNIGIDYGSDIAKARNIIQQTMEQIPGIIKEEKPPINMIAELGASSITITIQYWLDTFDNNYSGLEVKSQAIARVYEALLANNVNMPGDVIELKNYDTGISISNKAS; encoded by the coding sequence ATGAACGAAATCACAGAAATACAAGAACAACTCATATCTTTTTATGAAACCTTTATCTCCGTTCTTCCAAGAATTGGGCTTGCTGTCATACTAACTCTTTTAGTTGGCTTTTTCCTAAGATTTATCCGACAGAAAATCTCTCTGATTGCCTCAAAAAGAGCCGAAGACCCTCTTATTGTAGATTTCTTTGACGAAGTCGGAAAAACGCTCAATATCATTCTTTTAATTCTCTTTTTTCTATACGTAGTAGGTCTTGAAGGACTTGCAGGAAGTATTTTAGCGGCCGCTGGAATATCTACCTTTGTTATTGGTTTTGCCTTTAAAGATATTGGCGAAAACTTTTTAGCAGGTATAGTAATGGCATTTAAAAGACCATTTAGGGTAGGAGATATCATTGAGGTTTCTGGTGTACAAGGAACCATCCAAGAAATGAATATTAGAGATACTCAAATTAAAACTTTTGATGGAAAAGATGTTTTTATCCCTAATGGTCAAATCCTGAAAAATCCTTTTTACAATTATACCATTGACGGATTTCTTAGAAACCAGTTTAACATTGGGATAGATTATGGCTCAGACATAGCTAAAGCTAGGAATATTATCCAGCAAACTATGGAGCAAATACCTGGTATAATAAAAGAGGAGAAACCACCTATCAACATGATAGCAGAGCTGGGAGCAAGTTCCATTACTATAACTATTCAATATTGGCTAGATACTTTTGATAACAACTACTCTGGATTAGAGGTAAAATCTCAGGCAATTGCTCGAGTTTATGAAGCTTTACTTGCCAATAATGTTAATATGCCAGGCGATGTCATAGAGCTAAAAAACTATGATACTGGAATTAGCATTTCAAACAAAGCCTCTTAA
- a CDS encoding LEA type 2 family protein — MKKLYALFFAAFILLTAFWALYKFSGVFLPKMTLTVLQINRIGADNATLKIRVDLKNRSALSINLKDVNFKINAGGETLVETDTVVPVSMKAFKSSSFTVPVNLKLSQIKNLNYQKELQKQDSCLYSLMLEVVNEPSFFLPDTLFIKTEEKLPLYHLPEVVLTNMEPVKIFGSEGPKYNLTLLIKNKNLVPLVIKDPEYAVTFEGEDVLIEGFYGKDLVVPAKSSKTFLLPVQMDKETIIKHASKLIFNKSELDVNLIFKGNLQTNSEYIDGCNLVVKVKGNFKELVNSN, encoded by the coding sequence ATGAAAAAACTATACGCTTTATTTTTTGCAGCCTTTATCTTGCTTACAGCCTTTTGGGCTTTATATAAGTTTAGTGGTGTTTTTTTGCCTAAAATGACATTAACGGTACTTCAGATAAATAGAATAGGGGCAGATAATGCTACACTTAAAATAAGGGTTGACTTAAAAAATAGGTCGGCTCTTTCTATTAATTTAAAAGATGTCAACTTCAAAATAAATGCTGGTGGAGAAACTTTAGTGGAGACGGATACCGTCGTTCCAGTTTCTATGAAGGCGTTCAAAAGCTCTAGTTTTACTGTTCCTGTTAATTTAAAACTCTCTCAAATTAAAAACTTAAATTATCAAAAGGAGCTGCAGAAGCAAGACAGCTGCCTTTATAGTTTAATGCTAGAGGTTGTTAACGAACCTAGCTTCTTCCTGCCAGATACTTTATTTATTAAGACAGAAGAAAAGCTCCCTCTTTATCATCTTCCTGAGGTGGTATTGACTAACATGGAACCTGTAAAAATCTTTGGGTCAGAAGGTCCTAAATATAACCTTACACTGCTCATAAAGAATAAAAACCTAGTGCCTCTGGTTATTAAAGACCCAGAGTATGCGGTTACTTTCGAAGGAGAAGATGTGCTAATAGAAGGTTTTTATGGTAAAGACTTGGTGGTTCCGGCTAAGTCTAGCAAGACATTCCTCTTACCAGTGCAAATGGATAAAGAAACCATTATTAAACATGCCAGTAAATTGATTTTTAATAAATCAGAGTTAGACGTTAATTTGATATTTAAAGGGAATTTACAAACTAATAGTGAGTATATAGATGGTTGTAATTTGGTGGTAAAGGTAAAAGGCAATTTTAAAGAATTAGTTAATTCAAATTAA
- a CDS encoding response regulator: MLIYLVDDDQEDQEIFDMALCDSGVKAKLLCFNDADAVLSQINSSPVKPDYIFLDLNMPKINGLECLQMFVNNSITALSKVIIYSTSSNEKDIKETMALGAHNYLVKPVNFKVLVESIKKLLKAS, encoded by the coding sequence ATGCTGATATATCTAGTAGATGACGATCAAGAGGATCAAGAAATCTTCGACATGGCTCTTTGTGACTCAGGTGTAAAAGCTAAACTTTTATGCTTTAATGACGCAGACGCTGTTCTTAGTCAAATAAATTCAAGCCCAGTCAAACCCGACTATATTTTCTTAGACCTTAACATGCCTAAGATTAATGGCTTAGAGTGCCTCCAAATGTTTGTAAATAATAGCATTACGGCTCTAAGTAAGGTAATCATTTACTCCACAAGCTCTAACGAGAAAGACATTAAGGAAACCATGGCTCTGGGTGCTCACAATTATTTAGTTAAACCTGTAAATTTCAAAGTATTGGTGGAGTCTATCAAAAAACTTCTGAAAGCTAGCTAG
- a CDS encoding YihY/virulence factor BrkB family protein, whose product MAIDINFSHIFKALKKSVLNFGDYKIPKKSASLAYYTTFALAPIFYFILTAGSLIWTDEILNGQIFTKLQEFVGLEIADTLQGILSRTTLEGKSGLATVVSFVTLLVAATGVFVEMQDSINEIWEVEIKESSGVLSFLKDRLMSFSIIVGLGFLLLVSMLINSAIDVLHDSIQQNISQLSMLITGIINYTVLIALISTLFFLIFTVLPDVKFSLKTSITGALLTTILFLIGRYFIGLYLANSELNSVFGAGGTVVILLTWVYYTSMILYFGAAYTKNLALISKETVRSEKFANFIEKKTKVISDKAMNKDIEKES is encoded by the coding sequence ATGGCTATAGACATTAACTTCTCACATATTTTCAAAGCTCTGAAAAAGAGCGTTCTTAATTTTGGCGACTACAAAATCCCTAAAAAGAGTGCATCTTTAGCATACTATACCACCTTTGCTTTAGCACCCATTTTCTATTTTATCTTGACAGCTGGTAGTCTGATATGGACAGATGAGATTCTTAATGGACAAATTTTCACCAAACTACAGGAGTTTGTAGGTTTAGAAATAGCAGACACGCTCCAAGGGATATTAAGCCGAACCACCCTTGAAGGTAAATCAGGCCTGGCTACAGTGGTGAGTTTTGTTACACTTTTAGTAGCGGCCACAGGGGTTTTTGTAGAAATGCAAGATTCTATAAATGAAATTTGGGAGGTGGAAATTAAAGAGTCTTCAGGCGTATTGTCTTTTCTTAAAGATCGCCTAATGAGTTTTTCTATTATAGTAGGATTAGGCTTTTTATTGCTAGTATCCATGCTAATAAACTCAGCCATTGATGTTTTACATGATAGCATTCAGCAAAATATAAGCCAGCTATCCATGTTAATTACCGGGATAATTAATTATACCGTTTTAATAGCACTTATTAGCACGCTGTTTTTCTTGATTTTTACCGTTTTACCCGATGTTAAGTTTAGTTTAAAAACCTCCATAACAGGAGCATTACTTACTACCATTCTCTTTTTAATTGGTAGGTATTTCATTGGCTTGTATTTGGCAAATTCTGAGCTGAATTCAGTCTTTGGTGCTGGTGGAACTGTGGTTATATTACTAACCTGGGTTTATTATACGTCTATGATATTATATTTCGGAGCTGCTTATACCAAAAACTTAGCTTTGATATCAAAGGAAACTGTCCGTTCTGAGAAGTTTGCCAATTTCATTGAAAAAAAAACTAAAGTCATATCCGACAAAGCCATGAACAAGGATATTGAGAAAGAATCATAA
- a CDS encoding ATP-binding response regulator, with protein MTQINLLLVEDDEEDFELFEDTLLEIPTYKFNITWAPTYKRALELIDSGSYDLFVVDYLLGAYSGLELCEQIKKDGNYLPVILLTGKGDTEIDRKASDLGVNDFLVKSTMTSTDLERSIRYSLKQSEILSALRISESKYKSVLRQSEDILFISEKSGKIMSVSNSLYNITGFRGADLSEMGIFNLIADADVRNSFLRKIAVKQNIVKQKVEIKCKNGELKTTFFTCNYQEGFTEPDFVHGVIIDKTDEIKAQKTALVYEKLESTARFMRTLAHEVRNPLSNISLAIEGMEAEEEEVSPYLSIIKRNSSRIDSIITKVLNSAQIEEKKFVSWDIVELIAKVIETIQDKAKLKGIELVVDLSAEPIMINLNEEQLSLAISNLLVNAVEAIDNNENGLIKILLDGNALVISDNGPGISKDDQSLIFEPYFTKKTNGIGLGLASSLSIFKAHKIDLDLISDLGEGATFVLKLPV; from the coding sequence ATGACCCAAATAAACCTTTTACTAGTAGAAGACGACGAGGAAGACTTCGAGCTTTTTGAAGATACACTACTGGAAATTCCAACCTATAAATTCAACATAACGTGGGCTCCTACCTATAAAAGAGCTCTCGAACTTATAGATTCGGGCAGCTATGATTTGTTTGTGGTTGATTACCTGCTTGGGGCTTATTCAGGATTAGAACTTTGTGAACAGATTAAGAAGGATGGTAATTATCTGCCTGTAATTTTACTGACGGGTAAGGGTGATACGGAAATTGACCGTAAGGCTTCTGACCTCGGAGTTAATGACTTTTTGGTAAAAAGCACCATGACTTCCACAGATTTGGAGCGAAGCATAAGGTATTCACTAAAGCAATCCGAAATACTTTCGGCTTTACGCATAAGCGAATCAAAGTATAAATCGGTTTTACGTCAATCAGAGGATATTCTTTTTATCTCAGAGAAATCGGGTAAAATCATGTCAGTGAGTAATTCGTTATACAATATAACAGGTTTTAGAGGAGCGGATTTGTCTGAAATGGGCATTTTTAACCTCATAGCTGATGCTGATGTCAGAAATTCCTTTCTTAGGAAAATTGCGGTTAAACAAAATATTGTTAAACAGAAAGTTGAGATAAAGTGTAAAAATGGTGAGCTGAAAACTACATTTTTTACCTGTAATTACCAGGAAGGTTTTACCGAACCAGATTTTGTTCATGGAGTAATTATTGACAAAACAGACGAAATTAAAGCTCAGAAAACGGCTTTGGTTTACGAGAAACTAGAATCTACAGCTAGGTTCATGAGAACTTTGGCCCATGAAGTAAGAAATCCACTTTCTAATATTTCGCTGGCCATAGAAGGTATGGAAGCTGAAGAAGAGGAGGTTTCTCCATACTTATCTATTATCAAAAGAAACTCTAGCCGAATAGATAGTATTATTACGAAGGTGCTTAATAGTGCCCAAATTGAGGAAAAGAAATTTGTTTCTTGGGATATTGTTGAGCTTATAGCGAAGGTAATAGAGACTATCCAAGATAAAGCAAAGTTGAAAGGTATTGAACTTGTAGTAGACCTCTCAGCCGAACCTATAATGATTAACTTAAATGAAGAGCAGCTTTCTTTAGCTATCTCAAATTTGCTGGTAAATGCTGTGGAGGCCATTGATAACAATGAAAATGGACTTATAAAGATACTTTTAGATGGAAATGCCTTAGTGATATCAGATAATGGTCCGGGTATTTCTAAAGACGACCAAAGCTTGATTTTTGAACCATATTTCACCAAAAAGACTAACGGTATTGGTTTAGGTTTAGCCAGTAGTTTAAGTATTTTCAAAGCTCATAAAATTGACCTCGACCTAATTTCTGATTTAGGAGAAGGGGCTACCTTTGTACTTAAACTTCCTGTTTAG